In Carya illinoinensis cultivar Pawnee chromosome 6, C.illinoinensisPawnee_v1, whole genome shotgun sequence, a single genomic region encodes these proteins:
- the LOC122314463 gene encoding uncharacterized protein LOC122314463, protein MYADAGFLFPYFQNFTQEAQQLDEYCKTQRSGASMGNLVQTSISEYDLGGEGDLFKAPEPIIEEPVVSLDPLTAAISIISCGEDVMSTQGLKVADIESLQNEQLLSEVFYECRKDLMEKAAIEAPLSEILDIKIPLSRMDENQIQENKLPVVPFQKSVSSECLSSMEWLHGAATKPSFLDFHGMDFGAVYGMRRAFSEGDIKTLGNGMNLIHSPCERQVINSNCTTEERQEKLSRYRNKKTKRNFGRKIKYACRKALADSQPRIRGRFAKTEEPDAKRE, encoded by the exons ATGTATGCAGACGCCGGGTTTTTGTTTCCTTATTTTCAGAATTTCACTCAGGAAGCTCAACAACTTGATGAATACTGTAAAACCCAGAGGTCCGGTGCTTCAATG GGCAACCTGGTCCAGACCTCTATATCGGAATATGACTTGGGAGGAGAAGGGGATCTGTTCAAAGCTCCGGAACCCATCATTGAAGAACCGGTTGTGAGCCTTGATCCATTGACGGCAGCCATTTCAATCATATCTTGTGGGGAAGATGTTATGTCGACCCAAGGACTCAAGGTTGCAGACATTGAATCACTTCAAAATGAGCAGCTTTTGAGTGAGGTTTTCTATGAGTGCAGGAAGGATCTAATGGAAAAAGCCGCAATAGAAGCACCACTCTCTGAGATCCTGGATATCAAGATTCCTCTTTCAAGGATGGATGAAAATCAAATTCAAGAGAACAAACTTCCTGTTGTGCCATTCCAGAAAAGTGTCAGCTCAGAATGTTTAAGCTCAATGGAGTGGTTGCATGGAGCTGCCACCAAGCCAAGTTTCCTGGATTTTCACGGCATGGATTTTGGTGCAGTTTATGGAATGCGGAGGGCATTTAGTGAAGGAGACATAAAG ACTCTTGGTAATGGCATGAACCTCATCCATTCTCCTTGTGAGCGCCAAGTAATTAACAGCAACTGCACTACTGAAGAGCGCCAGGAAAAGCTTTCCAGATATAGGAATAAGAAGACAAAGAGGAACTTTGGCCGGAAAATCAAG TATGCTTGCAGGAAGGCTCTTGCTGATAGTCAACCAAGGATTCGTGGAAGGTTTGCAAAGACTGAGGAACCAGATGCCAAGAGGGAGTAA